The nucleotide sequence AATCAGGCCGGTGCGTTCGGCCACCTCGGCCGCGGCGGTTTGCGGCGTGGTGACCACCAGGATCTCGGCCTCCGGTAGCAGCTGCGCCACGGAGATGGTCACGTCGCCGGTCCCCGGCGGCAGGTCTAGCAGCAGCACGTCCAGGTCGCCCCAGAACACGTCGGAGAGGAACTGCTGCACTGCGCGGTGCAGCATGGGCCCGCGCCAGACGACCGGCTGCTTGTCCTCCACGAACATGCCGATGGAAATGACCTTCACCTCGTGCGCCAGAGGCGGCACGATCATGCCATCCAACTGGGTGGGCACTTGATTCACCCCCAGCATGCGGGGGATGGAGAAGCCGTAGATATCGGCGTCGACGACCCCGACGCTCAAGCCCTGGGCCGCCATAGCCGCGGCCAGGTTCGCGGTTACGGAGGACTTACCCACCCCGCCCTTGCCGGAGGTGACCGCGTAGACACGGGTGAGGTTGCCGGGCTGGGTGAAAGGAATGACCGGTTCGGCGGCCCCACCGCGCAGGCGAGTGCGCAGCTCGGCGCGCTGCTCGTCGGTCATGACCCCCAGGTTGACGCGTACATCGGTGACACCCTCCAGGGCGCCGACCTCCTTGCTGGTGTCAGCGGTGATGGTGTCGCGTAGCGGGCAGCCGGCCACCGTCAGCAGTACGCCTACGGTAACCACGCCGTCGGCAGAGATCTCAACGGAATCGACCATGCCCAGGTCGGTGATCGGGCGGCGCAGCTCGGGGTCGATCACCCGCGCGAGCGCCTCGCGGACTGCGTCTTCGGTGAGGAGGCTCATGCCACAATCCTATGGCCCGTTGGGAGGTACGCCGTAGGCCGTTATCGTGGTGAGGAGCACGTCGACGGCGGGAATGTAGCCGGCGTGAATGCGAGCCGCCCCACTGGCCGACGGCGAAGGCGGCGGATGAGGAGCGTGAGGCCGCGGGCCGGCCGGTCAGCTCCCCGCAGCGTCCGTGCCGCTCCGGGGACCTACGCCGCCGTCGTCAACCAGGTCCTCGTGGAGCTCCTCGCGCGTCCGGCGCTCCTCCTGCAGCAGCTCCTCCAATACGCTGCGCAGCTCGGAGCGCACGAAGTCGCGGGTGGCGACGTCGTTCATCGCCAGGCGCAGGGAGGCGATCTCACGCGTGAGGTACTCGGTGTCCTCAAGGTTGCGCTCGGCACGCTGCCGATCCTGCTCGGCGATAACGCGGTCGCGGTCGTCCTGCCGGTTCTGCGCCAGCAGAATCAGCGGTGCGGAGTAGGAGGCCTGGGTGGAGAACGCCAGGTTGAGCAGGATGAAGGGGTAGGGGTCCCAGGGAGCGTCCTCGCTGATCTTCGCGAGCAAGACATTCGCCGCGATCCAGGCGACCACGAAGATCGTCATATACGCCACGAACTTGGGCGAGCCCATGAAGCGGGCGGTGGCCTCGGCGAAGCGGCCGAACCCATCTGAGCGTGCCGGACGTCGGGGGCCGAGCCACCGCAGCAGTCGTGAACGGCGGCGGGTGATCGGCTGGTCGAGCTGGTCAGCCATTGGCACTCCTCTCAATCATCTCGTCGGTGACGGCGTCGTCCGCCTCACGCCAGTCATCGGGCATCAGGTGGTCCAGGACGTCGTCGACGGATACGGCGCCGAGCAGGCGCCCGGCGTCGTCGAGCACGGGCACGGCCGTGAGATTGTATGTGGCCAGCAGGCGGGTGACGGTTCCGATCGAGTCTGTGGCGTGAACGTCATCAAGGTCCCTGTCCAGGATGGATCCCAGCAGCTGCTGGGGACGCTCCCGCAGGGCGCGCTGCAGGTGCACCATGCCCAGGAAACGACCGGTGGGAGACTCCAGCGGAGGGCGGCACACGAAGGCGATGGCGGCCAGCGCCGGAGGCACCTCCGCCTTACGCGCCTGCGCCAGGAAGGTGGCGACGGTGGCCTCAGGCGGCAGGATGATCGGCTCGGTGGTCATCAGGCCGCCGGCCGTGTACTCGTCGTAGGTCATCAGGCGGCGCACATCCTCGGCCTCCTCCGGCTCCATCAGGTCTAGCAGCTGGTTGGCCATGGGGGCGGGTAGGGCCGAGACCAGGTCGGCAGCGTCGTCGGGCTGCATCGCGTCCAGGACGTCGGCGGCGCGGGAGGCGTCGAGCCCGGAGAGGAGGGCGACGGCCTCGTCATCGGACAACTCCTCGGTGGCGTCCGCCAGGCGTTCGTCGGACAGCTCAGCGGCGACCTCCAGCTGCCGGGTCAACGGTAAGTCGGACAGCACGTCGGCCAGGTCCGCGGGCTTGAGCCCCTCCATGGTGGCCAGTAGCGCGGTCGCCCCCTGCTGATCGGCGGAGCCGGCCAGGCCGGTGACCTCGTCGGGGCGCACGGTGAAGGTCTCGCCCCGCCGCAGCCCCAGCGGGCCGGAGGAGCCGCGCTGCACGAATAGGCGAGTCACCTTCCAGTCCATGCCCCGGTCCCGCTCGATGGCGACGTCACGGATGGTGACCTGGCCCGAGCCGTCCCGCATCGTGACGACCCGGTCCAGCAGCTCGCCGACGACGAGGGTCTCCACCCGCCGCTGCTCGAAGCGGCGGATATTCACCAGGCCGGTGGTGATCACGGCGCCAGGCTCAATCGCGGTCACCCGTGACAGTGGCAGGAATACGCGGCGCCGCCCCGCCACCTCGATCACTAGGCCGACGGCGCGCGGCTGCCCGCGCAGCCGGATGAGCACTACTACGTCGTGGACCTTGCCGACGGCGTCGCCGATGGGATCAAAGACGGTTGTGCCCACGAGCCGGGCGACGAAGACTCTGAGGGTGGTGCGCGTCTTGTTGTTCTCCACGGCAGCCAGCCTATCGGCGCGGCGCGGGCAGCGCCGTCGCATGGTTTCGCCTGACGATGAAGTCGCCCGTGAAGCAGACGGGCGTGGGACGATGAGCCCATGAGCCAGACTGAGTTCCCCACGCAGGCCGCATCCTTCGGCATGGCGCGGGGAAGTATCCCGCGCGGCGACGAGGTCGCCTCCTTCGCGACCTACGCGGAGGCACAGCATGCGGTCGACTCACTGTCCGACGCCGGCTTCCCGGTGCAGCACTTGGCGATCATCGGCACGGACCTGCGTCAGGTTGAACGCATCACGGGGCGCATGAGCTGGGGGCGCGCGGTGGCCAACGGTGCGATGTCGGGGCTGTGGATCGGTATGTTCTTCGGCGCCATGATGCTGCTGCTCGGCCCCAGCGAGGGCACTGGCACGGTGCTGATCGCGGCGGTCATCATGGGCGTGATCTGGGGGATGATCTTCCAGGTCGTCTCCTACGCGGTGACCCGCGGTAAGCGAGACTTCACCTCCATCAGCCAGGTGGTGGCCTCCCGCTACTCGATCATTGCCTCGCAGCTGGCGGCAGAGGCCGCTAGGGCTCTGGCGGATATCCCCGGCAACCTCACCCGTGGCGGTGAGGCGGCCCGGCGGGCCGAGGAGCGGCGCGCCGCCCGGCAGCAGGCCCGCGGCCAGGGGCCGACTACCTTCGGCTCCCGCCCAGATGAGCAGCCCCGCTTCGGTGTACGCCTGCCCGAGGGCGCGGATCCGCAGGCATACTCGCAGGATCAGTCGCGCCCCGCCGCGCCCCCGGAGTCGAGTCCGGAGTCGAGTCCCGCGTCCCACGGGCCTGATGCGCGCCGGACGCCGACGACGGCTCAGGGACCCGAATCGCAGACAGGCGGTCCCGCCACGCGTCACAATGAAGACGATGATGACCCCTATCGCCGTCTGCCCGGGAACCGATAGCGCATCCGCCGCCTTGGGACCGAGTGCGCGCCCGCAGCCTCCGATTCGGGTGGGCCTGTCCACATCCTCGGTCTACCCGGGCGACGTGCGGGACACCTTTGCCCTGGCGGCGCAGCTGGGTTACGACGGCGTCGAGGTGATGGTCTGGGGCGAGAAGGCGACCCAGGACGCGAATGCACTGACGGCCCTTGCCGAACAGTACGCTGTGCCGGTGCTGGCGGTGCACGCGCCCACGCTGCTACTGACTCGGGCGGTGTTCGGCGCCGACCCCTGGGGGAAGATCGACCGCTCGATCGAATTGGCTGAGTCGCTCGGCGCCCCCACGGTGGTCCTGCACCCGCCGTTCTTCTGGCAGACCCGCTACGCCCGCACCTTCGTAGCCGGCGTGGCGGAGCGTGAGGCGGCGGGCGGCGTACACCTGTGCGTGGAGAACATGTTCACCTGGAGGCCACGCGATGCCCACTCGACCCGAGACTTCCAGGCCTACTTCCCGACTTGGGATCCGGTCGGCCAGGGCTACCGCTCGGTGACGCTGGACATCTCCCATGCGGCGACCTCCGGCTCAGACGCCCTGGCCATGGCCCGCGCGCTGGGGCCGACGCTGCGGCACGTGCACCTGACCGATGGCGTGCCCGGATTCCGGGACGATCACCTCCTGCCGGGGCAGGGCGACCAGGACTGCGCGGGGGTTCTGCGCCACCTGGTTGACACCGGTTTCGGCTCCGCCGGCGGGCAGGTGGTGGTAGAGGTCAACACCCGTACCATGAGTGCCGCGCAGCGCCGCGAGGGGCTGGCCAGCGCACTCGCCTTCGCCCGCGAGCACCTGGATGGGGAAGGCGACACCACCGCAGTGCACGTGCCCGCTCCCACGCGGCGCCGCTACCGTGACAACCGTGCCTGAGCGCTGCGCGTGGACGCCCAGGGCGGGCAGTACCGGGCGGCGCTAGGGCTGAAGGAGGTCAGGCAGTCAGCCCGCGGACCCAGGCCTCCACCTCATCGATGGTACGGGGAATCGCCTGGGTCAGGCGCCTCACGCCCCCGTCGGGGTCGACGACGACGTCATCCTCGATGCGCACGCCGATGCCGCGCAGCTCCTCCGGAACCAGCAGGTCGTCGGCACGGAAGTACAGGCCCGGCTCAATAGTGAAGACCATGCCCGGGCGCAGCACCGCGTCCATGCTCATCTCCCGGCGCGCCTGGGCACAGTCGTGCACGTCCAGCCCCAGGTGGTGGCTGGTGCCGTGCACCATCCAGCGGCGGTGGAACTGTCCGTCCGGCCCCAGGGAGTCGGCGGCGGTGACGCCGTCGGGCAGCATGCCCCACTCCTCCAGGCGGGCGGCGATCACCTCCATGGCAGCGGCGTGCACGTCCCGGAAGCGGCAGCCGGGGGTGCCCGCGCGGGCGAAGGCGGCGTCGGCGGCGTCCAGGACCGCCTGGTAGACGCGGCGCTGCGGTTCTGTGAAGCGGCCGTCCACCGGGATGGTGCGGGTGACGTCGGCGGTGTAGAGGGAGTCGACCTCCACGCCGGCGTCCACCAGCACCAGTTCGCCGGGGCGCACGGCGCCGTCGTTGTTGATCCAGTGCAGCGTGTTGGCGTGGTTGCCGGCGGCGGCGATGGTCTCGTAGCCGAGCCCGTTGCCCTCCTCGCGGGCCTTGGCGCCGAAGGCCCCCTCCAGGACGCGCTCGCCGCGCCAGTGCCCGGTGGCACGCGGAATGGAGCGGATCAGGTCGTCGAAGCCGGCGCGAGTGGCGTCCACGGCCCGCTGCAGCTGCTCGACCTCCCACGGATCCTTGGTCAGGCGCAGCTCGCTGGTGGCCTCCGCGAGGGCGTCGTCGACCTGCTGTGCCCGCTGGCCGGCGGCGAGCCCGGCCGCGGTGCGCACCTGGTCCACCAGTGCGGTGACCGCCTGGTCGGCCTGCGCCACCACGCGCAGCTGCACGCCGTCGGGGCCGGCGTCCTTGGCGAGCGCGTCGGGCAGGGAGTCTAGGTGGGCGCAGCGGATCCCGGTGGCTGCCTCGACCTCCTCAAGGGAGGGACGCTGACCCACCCACAGCTCCCCGTAGCGGGGGTCGGCGTAGAACTCCTCGGAGGAGCGGGAGGCGCGGGGCGGAAGTACAGCACCGCCTCGTGGGTGGGGGCGCCCCCGCAACCGGGTGCCAGCGGCTCCAGGACGAGCACGGCGTCGGGCTCGAAGTCGGTGCCGGTGCCGGCCAGGTGGGCGAAGGCCGAGTGCGGGCGGAAGCGGTAGTCGCAGTCGTTGTTGCGGGTAACCAGCGCGCCTGCGGGGAGGACCAGCCGGTCGCCGGGGAACTGCGCGCCCAGGGCCTCCCGGCGGGCGGCGGCCCAGGGGGCGGCGTCGGAGCGAGCAGGTAGCGCCTCGGGCCGCGGCGCCCAGCCGGAGCCGATGAAGTCACGGAAGGCCTGGTTGGTGGGCCGGTGGGAGCGGTTGTTGCCGCGCTCCGCGAGCGTCTGGGGTGCCTCGGCGTCCGCTGCGGAAGCGGCGGGGGAGTCGGATGCGGAATCGGTCATGGGCCCATAGTGGCACGCGCGGTGCCGCTGGGGCGCACCCGTCGGCACCGCGTCCGCTTGGCCGCGCGGGGCAGTAACGGGGAGGCTGTTACCGCCGGGCGGCGTCAGTCGGGGTCGCCCGGGAAACGCACCCCCACCTGCCGGCGGGCCTCGTAGAGCACCTCGACGGCGGCAACAGAGTTGGCCAGTGGGTGCAGTTCCGATTCTCGCGCCCCGGAGCGCACCAGGCGGCAGAAGGCCTCCAGCTCGTAGGCGAGAACCGGCCCGCTGCGTCGAACCGACAGGTCCTGGGCGGCGTCGGCATTCGCCTTGAGCCGGTCTGCGCCGGCCGTGCTGCCGATTCCGGCTGCGAGTCCGCGGAGGCTGATTTGCTGCGGCCATTGGCAGTCATCCAGGGCCAGTACCGCGTGGTCACCGGAGATCGCGGATCCGGTGCCCGCCGGGGAGGTCTTGGAGTGCAGGCACACCACCTCAAAGTCGCGGGGCTGATCTTGGCGGGGAGTATCGGCAGCGGACTCGGCTCCGGAGTAGCTGAGCACAACCGTGCCCAGAGCATCCGCACCCGAGTCCAGCAGCACCCCGGTAGCAGTCACCCGCGTGGGCGCCCCAAACAGGTGGATCGCCAAGCTGATCGGGTAGACGCCCAGGTCCATGAGCGAGCCGCCGGCCATAGCCGGGTCGAAGGCAGGCGGCAGGGAGCCGGAACGGTAGGCGTCCATGCGGGAGGAGTACTGCTCCTTGACCAGTAGGGCCCGCCTTACCGGGCCCAGCCGGGGCAGTGCCTCCCGCACTGTTGCCATGCCGGGTTCGAAGGCGGGCAGCCACCCCTCCATGAGTAGCCGATCGGCCTGGCGAGCGGCCTGCACCATTGCCTGCGCCTGCTGGGGCGTGGGCGCAAAGGGTTTCTCCACCAGCACGTGCCGGCCGGACTGGAGGGCCGCGAGCGTGTGCTCGGGATGCAGGAGGTTGGGCGAGCCGACGTAGACGACGTCGACCAGCGGTCCGCCGTCGGCGTCCGTAGCGGCGAGCATGTCCTCCAGGGACCTGAAGGCATGGGGAATGCCGTGCTCGGCGGCGAAGGCTGCCGCCCGCTCCGGGTGCGCTGAGGTCACAGCGATCGCTTGGGCATCGGGCACGGCACTGACGGCCTCCATGAACCAGCGGGCGATGAAGCCGGCGCCGATGATGCCGAAGCGGATCGGCGTGGGTGGCGGAGACGATGTGCGGGCGGTCATGCGGTCAGGCTAGCAAGTAACTGGGGTCACAGTGCGGGTCTTGGGTGCGTGCTTGGCGGGCCCGGCGCGGGACTGTGAAAGGGCGCGGGCGGGGGCTGGCTGGTCGGCTGGGACGGCCCCGGGGCATCGGGTGACGGCGCGGAGGGGGCGAGCAGGTCTCCGTACACTTGGCTGGTGCGTATTGACCCCCATACTCATTCCGCCTACTCCGACGGCACGGAGTCTCCCGCCGCACTCATGGCGCAAGCCGCCCGCGCCGGGCTGGACGTCGTCGGCCTGACAGACCATGACACGACCGCCGGCTGGGAGGAGGCGGCCGCCGCGGTGCCGGAGACGGGGGTGACGCTGTTGCGTGGTGCCGAGATCTCCTGCTCGGCCAACGGCATCGCGCTGCACCTGCTGGCCTACTTGTTCGACCCGGACTACGCACCGCTTGCCGACGCGCTGGCTCACGCGCGCCACTCGCGTTCTAACCGCACGCGCCTCATGGTCCAGCGCCTGGCGGCCGACTACCCCATCACCTGGGAGGGCGTGCTCGCCCAGGCAGCCGACGCCACTACCATTGGCCGTCCGCATATCGCCGACGCGCTCGTGGCCGCTGGGGCATTCCCCGACCGTGCGGCAGCCTTTGCCGGACCGCTGGCCACGTCCAGCCCCTACTACGTCCCCTACTGGGGCCTGGACCCGGTTGATGCCTGCCGACTGGTACGTGCCGCCGGGGGAGTACCGGTGGCCGCCCATCCGCGGGCCGCTAACCGGCAGCGGGGTCTGGTGCCGGACGAGACTTTCGCGCGCATGGCTCAGGCCGGCCTGGCTGCCATCGAGGTGGATCACCGCGATCACGGCCCGGCCCAGCGCGACCAGGCCCGCGCACTGGCACAGGCACTTGGGCTGGGAATGTCAGGCGCCTCGGACTATCACGGTGCCGGCAAGCCGAACCGGCTGGGGGAGAACCTCATGTCTCCGGCGCTGCTGGAGCAGATTGTCAGCGAGGGCGCGCTTGCGCTGATCGCGCCCTGAGCGCGGGCCAGCCCCCTGCACCCAGCCAACTAATCGCACCGCCCCGGCCGCTTCGATCGTTATCCGCCCAGCCCGCTCCGCCCATGCTCGCCAACGTCTTCGACCTCACGCTCTTCGCCACTGCCTTCACCACGATCCTGGTGATCCAGGACCCGCTCGGCGCCATCCCCATCTTCCTGTCGCTGACCAGTCGGCAGACCGACGCCGAGCGCACTCGTTCGGCCCGCCAGGCCACCCTGGTGTCCTTCGCGGTCATCCTCGCCTTCGCGATATTCGGCCGTTATATTCTGCGTTTCCTAGGTATCACTGTGCCCGCGTTGCAGATTTCCGGGGGCCTGCTGCTGCTACTGGTGGCGCTCGAGTTGCTTACTGACAAGGCTGATGAGCACCCCGACCCGGATTCGGTGGCCACCAACGCCGCCCTCGTGCCCCTGGGTACGCCTCTGCTGGCTGGGCCGGGTGCGATCGTCGCCACGATGGTGTCGGTGGAGTCGGCGTCCGGACCAGTGCTCGGCTGGGTGAGTGTGACTGCAGCGATCGTGGTGACGCACCTGGTCATCTGGGCGGCGCTGCGGTTCTCCGTGGTTCTGCACCGGCTGCTGGGAGAGTCGGCGATTCAGGTGCTCACCCGCATTTTCGGGTTGCTGCTGGCTGCCATTGCGGTGCAGATGATGGCGGACGGCGTTATCGCCTATATCGGTGCGGTTACCGGCGCCTGAGTGCGTCCGGCGCCGGTAACCGCGTGTCCGCGCGGGAGCGCAGGGAGCGACGGGTCCGCGCAAGCAGCGTCACAGTTACCGGACCCGGTGCGTCATTTGTGCCGGTCCCCCGAGGGGGAGATGCTCAGGAGTCGGCTCGACCGCCATGGGTGCGCCGACGATTGCGCTTGCGGCGCGGCTTGTCTGCCTTGGTGTCTGCGGATCTCCCCGAGCCGCCTGCCCGGGCGCCGGATGCCCGTCCCGAGCCGGTGCGGCGGCCTCGCGCCCGGCCCCGGCCCGTGTTGCGCTCGCCGCGGGAACGGCCACGCCGGCCGGTCTCGCCGAGGTCCTCAATCTGCTCGGCCTCCAGCCCCTCCAGTACCCGCTTGCTGCGGGGGAGCTTGCCGGTGACGTCGCGGGGGATGTTCAGGTCCGTATAAAGATGGTCGGAGGTGTGGTACGTCTCCACCGGCTCGTCGATCGGCAGGCCCAGGGCACTGGAGATCATCCGCCAGCGGGAGACGTCGTCCCAGTCCACGAAGGTGATCGCGGTGCCGGAGCCGCCGGCCCGGCCGGTGCGGCCGATCCGGTGGACGTAGATCTTCTCGTCTTCCGGGCACTGGTAGTTGATGACGTGGGTGACGTCGTCGACGTCGATGCCGCGGGCGGCCACGTCGGTGGCCACCAGCACGTCCACCTTCCCCTTGCGGAAGGCACGCAGGGCCTGCTCGCGGGCGCCCTGGCCCAGGTCGCCGTGCAGGGCGGCGGTGGCGAAGCCGCGTGCCGCCAGGTCCTCGGCCACCCGTGCGGCCGTGCGCTTGGTCCGGGCGAAGATGATGGTGCGGCCGCGGCCGGTGGCCTGGAGGATGCGGGAGAGCACCTCGACCTTGTTCAGTGCATGGGTGCGGTAGACGACCTGCTGGACGGTCTTGACCGTCATGGAGTCGTCGCCCGGGTCCTGGGCGCGAATGTGAGTCGGCTTGGTCATGTAGCGGCGGGCCAGGGCCACCACGGCGCCCGGCATAGTGGCGCTGAAAAGCATGGTGTGGCGGTCCGAGCGGGTGCGGGACAGGATCTTCTCCACGTCCGGGAGGAAGCCCAGGTCCAGCATCTCGTCCGCCTCATCCAGCACCACGGTGGTCACGTGGGTCAGGTCCAGGACCCGACGATCCATCAGGTCGATGATGCGGCCGGGCGTGCCGACGACGATCTCTGCGCCGCGCTCGATCGCCTCGATCTGCGGCTCGTATGCGCGCCCGCCGTACACCTGGACGATACGAACGGTGCGCTTGGCGGCGGCGCCGGCCAGCTCCTCGGCGACCTGCTTGGCGAGCTCGCGTGTGGGCAGGACCACCAGCGCCTGCGGGGAGCCGGAGGCGGGATCCTCATCCCAGCCCTCCTCGCCGGGCCCAAGGGTGTCCATGAGCAGGGGGATGCCGAATCCCAGGGTCTTGCCGGTGCCGGTCTTGGCCTGACCGATGATGTCCTGGCTGCGCAGCGCAATCGGCAGAGTCAGCGCCTGAATTGGGAAGGGGTGTGTGATTCCCCTGTCAGCCAGCGCCTGGCAGATCTCCTCCTCGACGCCGAAGTCGGCAAAAGTGCGGGCGGTCAGGTCAGCCTCGGCGGTGGCGTCGGTGATGTCCGGCTTGGCGTCATCCAGGACCGGGGCGTGGGCCTGCGCGGTGGAGATGATCCCGGAGGCGGGTTCGGCAGTCGTGGCGGTCCGGGACTCGGGTGCGGAGGGCTGTGCGGCGGGAACGGACGTAGATTCAGGCGTAGATTCAGTTGTCTCGGTGTGCTCGGTCACGGTGTGCTTTGTGCTTTCGATGTATCAGGGCGCGGTGCCCCGGCTCAGGCGGCGCGGGCGGCATGCCCGTTTAAGGCGAACTCGCGCCTACGGTCATATGTGGTAGCCGATCGCGAATGAGGCCCTGCACGTTGCCGTCAAGGGCAGGCGGGGCTGGGAGGCATGACTACACGCATGGCGACCGGGCAACCTGCCCCAAGCGTAGATGATTGGCCCAGGTTGCGTGGGCGGTGACGCTGTCTTCCGGCTCACCCAGGAGCATTGCCCGGGTATCGCATCCGCGAGTACGAAGTCTCGCGAAACGGCCGGGCGGTGCAGCACCAGGGCCTACCCTGGCACTATGAGCTCAGCTGCCCCCGCCGGCCTGGACGAGGCCGCATCGCCAGCAAGGCACACTCGGGCCGTGGTAGGCCTGGCCGCCTTCACACGGACGATCGCCTGCACCCGCTACGCCAAAGATGCTGACAAGGCTCCTGACATGGCCTCGCGCGTTGAATTGCTGCGCATGAGTGCGGAGGCAGTAGCTTCCTTCGATCGCATGTGGGAGGCGGTGTCCGGCGCGGGCATTGATCTGCTGGCGGCGGCGGCGCCCTTCACCGGCGTGCTGGGAGACTTTGACGAACGCCTGCGCCCCTTGGACTGGTACGAGCGACTGACCAAGACCTACCTGACCTTTGGCCTGATGCGGGACTTCGTGGTTGCGCTCGTGCGGACGCTGGATGCGCCGTTGCGCGATGTGCTGATGGAAGAGATCGGCGCCGACCGGCTTGCCGACTTCGCCCCTGCTCAACTGGTGCCGGTGATCGGCGCGGACACCCAGTTGGCGGCTCGTCTGGGATTGTGGGGAAGGCGCGTGGTCGGGGAAGAGATTGGCACCATGAAACGACTGCTGGCCTCAGCTCCGGACCTGGCGGTGTCTGGGGCTGATGCGGAGGTGCTGCATGAGGCCCTCTCCCAGGGTGCGACCAGCCGCATGCGTGGACTGGGACTGCGGGTATAGGGGCTCTTCGTGTCTGTGGGTGTGGGGGTTTGAGCTGGGGCTGTTGGTGTTGGTTGTGCTCGGGGCCCTGTTTGACGAGAACCGGCCCATCAGGCGGTTGTGTTCGGGTGTAGGAGGTCGTCCGCGCCAGACCGAGAACGACCTCCGCGCGGCGAAAACGACCTCACACGCCCGAGAACGTCCCCAGTGCGGCGAATACGTCCTCGTGGGCCCGAAACCCTCCACGATGTGGAGGGTGTGGGGCGAATGAGGTCGTATTCGGTCGGCGGCGGGTGGTCGACTACGACCTCACACGCCCGAAAACGACCTCATCTGCCCGAGAACGGCCCTCGAGCGCGATCGCCACACCAAACCCCCAAACGCGAAGCGCCAGTACAGGCGAGCGGCGACGTCGGGATCCGGCGTGGACGCCGGGGTGCGGCGCCGTCGGGCTGGGGTCAGAACCCGAGCAGCAGCCAGACGGTCAGCACCAGCCCGCCCACCACGACGGCGGCGTGAATCACCCGCTCTGGAATGAGACGCTGAATCAGGGGCGCCGCGTAGCCTCCGGCGAAGGAGCCGGCGCCGACGGCGAGTGCCGCGCCCCAGTTGACTTCGCCGTGCACGATGAACAGCACCGCCGCCGAGAAGTTCGACAGCGTCAGCATGGGGGTCTTCATGACGACGGCGGCGTGTGTGTTCATGGGCGTGCCCAGGGTGCACAAGGCGAAGAACAGAACCCCCGCACCGGCGCCGAAGTAGCCACTGTACACAGTGATTGCCGCCAGTAGGGCGAGGAAGGCGGGCGCCGGCAGACGATATTCGGTTGCGCCCTGCCGCAGTCGGGGGCTGAGGGCTACCAAGGCGGTGGCGAGCAGCACCAGCCAGGGCACGACGGCCTCGAATACGCCAGGCGGGGCCACGAGCAGCAGCGCCCCGCCCGCGAGACCGCCGACGACGGCGATGAGCGCCTGCGGGAGCAGCGGGTAGTAGCGGATCTGTCTCAGCCGATCCCAGGAAGTGATGAGCGAACCGATCCCTGCGGGGATGAGACTGACCGTATTGGAGGCGTTGGCCACCACCGGCGGCACCCCCAGAGCCAGCATCGCCGGGTAGGACACGAGCGAGGCCATCCCCACCAAGTAGCCGACGATGCCGGCGGCCACGCCGGCGAGGAATAGTAGGGCGTAGGCGATCACGGGCGACATCGCGGTAAATGGTAGCTGTAACGTGCAGGGGTGCCGCGGGCAGGGCGCGGTGCGTGTGCGTGTGTGGGACCCGCAGGGCGCAGAAGTGTGAGGCATGATACGTGCGGGGCTCATGCCGGGGGCGCCAATGCTCCGCGGGGAGCCCGCTGGCGAAGCGGATTCGCGCAGCTCAGACAGATTCAACAATCAGCAGTCCTGATGCTGAAAGGGGACCATATGTTCGTTCGTCGTGAGGCAATTGCCGTCCGCTGTGACCATGAGGGGTGCGACCGCATGGTTGCGCACCGGGTGGTCGACACCGTACACGACCCGGATGGCACGGCAATTGAGCGCGTGCTCGCGTTGAGCTACACCGAGCAGGACGCATTGCGTGCGGCCGAACGCGACGGCTTCAAGATTATGGGGGACCACGTCTTCTGCGAGAAGCACGACCGGTTGTAAGCGGAACGCCGGCGCCAAGTGGTGC is from Actinomyces sp. 432 and encodes:
- a CDS encoding PHP domain-containing protein, with amino-acid sequence MRIDPHTHSAYSDGTESPAALMAQAARAGLDVVGLTDHDTTAGWEEAAAAVPETGVTLLRGAEISCSANGIALHLLAYLFDPDYAPLADALAHARHSRSNRTRLMVQRLAADYPITWEGVLAQAADATTIGRPHIADALVAAGAFPDRAAAFAGPLATSSPYYVPYWGLDPVDACRLVRAAGGVPVAAHPRAANRQRGLVPDETFARMAQAGLAAIEVDHRDHGPAQRDQARALAQALGLGMSGASDYHGAGKPNRLGENLMSPALLEQIVSEGALALIAP
- a CDS encoding ferritin-like fold-containing protein, giving the protein MSSAAPAGLDEAASPARHTRAVVGLAAFTRTIACTRYAKDADKAPDMASRVELLRMSAEAVASFDRMWEAVSGAGIDLLAAAAPFTGVLGDFDERLRPLDWYERLTKTYLTFGLMRDFVVALVRTLDAPLRDVLMEEIGADRLADFAPAQLVPVIGADTQLAARLGLWGRRVVGEEIGTMKRLLASAPDLAVSGADAEVLHEALSQGATSRMRGLGLRV
- a CDS encoding MarC family protein, which translates into the protein MLANVFDLTLFATAFTTILVIQDPLGAIPIFLSLTSRQTDAERTRSARQATLVSFAVILAFAIFGRYILRFLGITVPALQISGGLLLLLVALELLTDKADEHPDPDSVATNAALVPLGTPLLAGPGAIVATMVSVESASGPVLGWVSVTAAIVVTHLVIWAALRFSVVLHRLLGESAIQVLTRIFGLLLAAIAVQMMADGVIAYIGAVTGA
- a CDS encoding DEAD/DEAH box helicase — translated: MISTAQAHAPVLDDAKPDITDATAEADLTARTFADFGVEEEICQALADRGITHPFPIQALTLPIALRSQDIIGQAKTGTGKTLGFGIPLLMDTLGPGEEGWDEDPASGSPQALVVLPTRELAKQVAEELAGAAAKRTVRIVQVYGGRAYEPQIEAIERGAEIVVGTPGRIIDLMDRRVLDLTHVTTVVLDEADEMLDLGFLPDVEKILSRTRSDRHTMLFSATMPGAVVALARRYMTKPTHIRAQDPGDDSMTVKTVQQVVYRTHALNKVEVLSRILQATGRGRTIIFARTKRTAARVAEDLAARGFATAALHGDLGQGAREQALRAFRKGKVDVLVATDVAARGIDVDDVTHVINYQCPEDEKIYVHRIGRTGRAGGSGTAITFVDWDDVSRWRMISSALGLPIDEPVETYHTSDHLYTDLNIPRDVTGKLPRSKRVLEGLEAEQIEDLGETGRRGRSRGERNTGRGRARGRRTGSGRASGARAGGSGRSADTKADKPRRKRNRRRTHGGRADS
- a CDS encoding sulfite exporter TauE/SafE family protein, which codes for MSPVIAYALLFLAGVAAGIVGYLVGMASLVSYPAMLALGVPPVVANASNTVSLIPAGIGSLITSWDRLRQIRYYPLLPQALIAVVGGLAGGALLLVAPPGVFEAVVPWLVLLATALVALSPRLRQGATEYRLPAPAFLALLAAITVYSGYFGAGAGVLFFALCTLGTPMNTHAAVVMKTPMLTLSNFSAAVLFIVHGEVNWGAALAVGAGSFAGGYAAPLIQRLIPERVIHAAVVVGGLVLTVWLLLGF